One genomic window of Microtus ochrogaster isolate Prairie Vole_2 unplaced genomic scaffold, MicOch1.0 UNK41, whole genome shotgun sequence includes the following:
- the LOC102001431 gene encoding olfactory receptor 52I2-like, whose protein sequence is MLATPYNHTMGSPATFFLVGVPGLQSSYLWLAISLSSMYSTALLGNTLIITVICMDSTLQEPMCFFLCVLAAVDIVMASSVVPKMLSIFSSGGSSISFNACFTQMYFVHAATAVETGLLLAMAFDRYVAICKPLHYMRILTPNVMLGISVTITTRAVIFMTPLSWMLSHLPFCGSNVVPHSYCEHMAVAKLACADPMPTSLYSLVFSSIIVGSDVAFISASYTLILRAVFGLSSKHAQWKALSTCSSHVVVMALYYLPGMASIYVAWLGQDKVPLHTQVLLADLYLIIPPTLNPVIYGIRTKQIRERIWSLLMQGFSHPGTHGS, encoded by the coding sequence ATGCTGGCTACACCCTACAATCACACAATGGGCTCCCCTGCCACCTTCTTCCTCGTTGGCGTTCCAggcttgcagtcttcctatctttGGCTGGCCATCTCATTGAGCTCCATGTACAGCACAGCCCTCCTAGGAAACACCCTCATCATCACTGTGATCTGCATGGACTCCACTCTACAAGAGCCCatgtgcttctttctctgtgttctggctGCTGTGGACATTGTTATGGCTTCCTCTGTGGTACCTAAGATGCTGAGCATCTTCAGCTCAGGAGGCAGCTCCATCAGCTTTAATGCCTGTTTCACTCAGATGTACTTTGTCCACGCAGCCACAGCTGTGGAGACAGGGCTGCTACTGGCCATGGCTTTtgatcgctatgtggccatctgcaagcCCCTACATTATATGAGAATCCTCACTCCTAACGTGATGCTGGGGATTAGTGTGACCATCACCACTAGAGCTGTGATTTTTATGACTCCATTGAGTTGGATGTTGAGTCATTTGCCTTTCTGTGGCTCCAATGTAGTTCCACATTCCTACTGTGAACACATGGCTGTGGCCAAGTTAGCGTGTGCTGACCCCATGCCCACCAGTCTCTACAGTTTGGTTTTTTCCTCCATCATTGTGGGCTCAGATGTGGCCTTCATTTCTGCCTCCTATACTTTGATCCTCAGGGCAGTGTTTGGTTTGTCATCAAAGCATGCACAGTGGAAGGCGCTGAGTACATGCAGCTCTCATGTTGTGGTTATGGCTCTGTACTATCTCCCTGGGATGGCGTCCATCTATGTAGCCTGGCTAGGGCAGGACAAAGTTCCGCTGCACACCCAAGTGTTGCTGGCTGACTTGTACCTGATTATTCCGCCCACCCTGAACCCTGTCATTTATGGTATCAGGACCAAGCAGATCCGGGAGCGGATATGGAGTCTGCTGATGCAGGGCTTCTCTCACCCGGGTACTCACGGTTCATGA